In Syngnathus acus chromosome 5, fSynAcu1.2, whole genome shotgun sequence, a genomic segment contains:
- the cfap20dc gene encoding uncharacterized protein C3orf67 homolog isoform X2, translating into MFKHNYQGGAGVEVFSGQGKDPVAKWKLCGGPSAIRKEYDKEVKGFVYCLEGSSKTVKMQMPANGRMSLGLLQRFLAIQVTIPQGKDFSMELVITDVGHLKRRLYLSTVHKELSATLWHAKLPLAGVQRNMWTTLFVDLVSFTGELFKAAEFLSLDGITLFASCKLRRIFTMKTEPTGLTNYDMVFSRVSVVDQIPRSCQFPPNVCHECQLLNMAVLRKANLKTTHANADGGPDQHPAARSAASHRSKPQAAPHTASGSKAAAPATHAGRKGNPAANGMEKDEPYNDKTAYFNPTHPQFNAQVGDAASSHLHQAGAPSSLQPTPPRGKVLNKQPFERRKSRVQSAAVERLQTLLEPADVSHSRRNETRETYSRPSSGLESRQDVLTPKGITEVLKADECSFSSPGTSSISPPPTPAEPPPDSSRPASSPDPQVQSCWESNDEEPELRLALREEVFTFASPPHSPKRGQGRGERKMETRGEQVQCPNGTRSEAQPEDDFIGSESDEEKIYSAFPQLTINADSTPDISQYLDPNLELKVQPEDQSTEQTSVEDLCLVASEMQLQSPYVNPVETVRITSGTRRWPFGTREEQRCGSGDEEAEHQAVEWTNPVETVRVASGTRRWPFGTREDERCGSGEAEVEHQAVEWTNSVSLSRSCLQEISMHDPLKEEDNTIQPADSGDWHTKPVGSLQLHDGDDDELQMLASLKREQEEDEYKASGLTASQIHQCNVNVSLSSEDASTWTHISTPDNQGHHYQKEMNPLQCSKSRDWMDELSPRILPPSSKRRSDNTSNRHEDLIRGGDESENEEEMEDEYLNLLYDPCLNCYFDPETGKYYELA; encoded by the exons CTCCAAAGATTCTTGGCCATTCAAGTGACTATTCCGCAAGGCAAAGACTTTTCTATGGAGCTTGT AATAACTGATGTGGGCCACCTGAAACGACGGCTCTACTTATCGACCGTGCATAAAGAGTTGTCCGCCACACTCTGGCATGCAAAACTACCCCTGGCAGGAGTGCAACGTAATATG TGGACCACGTTGTTTGTTGACCTTGTGTCCTTCACGGGAGAGTTGTTCAAGGCTGCAGAGTTTTTGTCGCTGGATGGCATCACCCTGTTTGCCAGTTGTAAATTGCGAAGAATATTTACCATGAAAACGGAGCCGACTGGATTAACAAACTACG ATATGGTTTTCAGTAGGGTCAGTGTTGTGGATCAGATCCCGCGAAGCTGCCAATTTCCACCAAACGTTTGCCATGAGTGTCAGCTTCTGAACATGGCAGTCTTGCGGAAGGCCAATTTGAAGACGACTCATGCGAACGCCGACGGTG GACCTGACCAGCATCCTGCTGCCAGATCAGCCGCTTCTCACAGAAGCAAGCCCCAGGCAGCTCCACACACGGCCTCGGGCTCCAAAGCCGCAGCGCCGGCAACACATGCCGGAAGAAAAGGCAACCCGGCCGCGAATGGGATGGAAAAAGACGAACCCTATAATGACAAAACG GCATACTTCAATCCGACACACCCACAATTTAATGCACAAGTTGGAGATGCAGCATCATCGCACCTTCATCAAGCGG GAGCACCCTCCAGCTTGCAGCCAACTCCTCCGAGAGGCAAAGTGCTCAACAAGCAACCATTTGAGAGGAGAAAGTCACGAgtccaaagtgcagcagtaGAGAGGCTCCAAACACTGCTGG AGCCTGCTGATGTCAGCCATAGCAGGAGAAATGAGACCAGAGAGACATACAGCCGTCCATCAAGTGGACTGGAGAGCAGACAAGACGTTTTGACCCCAAAAGGAATAACAGAGGTCCTAAAAGCAG ATGAATGCAGTTTCAGTTCACCAGGCACGAGTTCCATATCGCCCCCACCCACACCGGCGGAGCCTCCCCCCGACTCAAGCCGGCCCGCTTCCTCTCCTGACCCGCAGGTCCAGAGCTGCTGGGAGAGTAATGACGAGGAGCCCGAGCTGCGGCTCGCTCTGCGGGAGGAGGTGTTCACGTTCGCATCCCCGCCCCACTCACCCAAAAGAGGCCAAGGCCGGGGTGAGCGCAAGATGGAGACGAGAGGCGAACAGGTTCAATGCCCAAATGGGACACGCAGTGAGGCTCAACCCGAAGATGATTTCATTGGCAGTGAAAGTGATGAG GAAAAGATCTACTCTGCATTCCCACAGCTAACAATAAATGCAGACTCCACTCCTGACATTTCGCAATATCTTGATCCAAATTTGGAACTGAAAGTCCAGCCTGAGGATCAAAGCACTGAGCAAACATCAGTCGAAGATCTTTGTCTAGTTGCCAGTGAAATGCAACTGCAGTCTCCTTACGTCAACCCGGTTGAAACTGTTCGCATAACTTCCGGTACCCGTCGTTGGCCTTTTGGTACCAGAGAGGAGCAAAGGTGTGGGTCGGGTGACGAAGAAGCAGAACATCAGGCTGTGGAATGGACCAACCCGGTTGAGACTGTTCGCGTAGCTTCCGGTACCCGTCGTTGGCCTTTTGGTACCAGAGAGGATGAGAGGTGTGGGTCGGGTGAAGCAGAAGTAGAACATCAGGCTGTGGAGTGGACCAACAGCGTGTCACTGTCAAGGAGTTGTCTTCAAGAGATCTCCATGCATGACCCGCTCAAG GAAGAAGACAACACAATCCAGCCTGCTGATTCTGGTGATTGGCACACAAAGCCGGTCGGCAGTCTACAATTGCACGACGGGGATGACGATGAGCTCCAGATGCTTGCGAGTCTAAAAAGGGAGCAGGAGGAAGACGAATACAAAGCCTCGGGCCTCACTGCGTCTCAAATCCACCAGTGTAACGTCAACGTGAGCCTGAGCAGCGAGGACGCCTCTACCTGGACGCACATCTCCACG CCAGATAATCAGGGTCACCACTACCAGAAGGAAATGAACCCACTCCAGTGCTCAAAATCCAG GGACTGGATGGATGAGCTCAGCCCCCGCATTCTGCCTCCGAGCAGCAAGAGAAGGTCAGACAACACAAGTAACCGTCATGAGGATCTAATCAGAG GAGGGGACGAGTCTGAAAACGAAGAGGAGATGGAAGACGAGTACTTAAATCTGCTGTATGATCCTTGCCTCAACTGCTATTTTGATCCAGAGACGGGGAAGTACTATGAACTAGCTTGA
- the cfap20dc gene encoding uncharacterized protein C3orf67 homolog isoform X1, translating into MFKHNYQGGAGVEVFSGQGKDPVAKWKLCGGPSAIRKEYDKEVKGFVYCLEGSSKTVKMQMPANGRMSLGLLQRFLAIQVTIPQGKDFSMELVITDVGHLKRRLYLSTVHKELSATLWHAKLPLAGVQRNMWTTLFVDLVSFTGELFKAAEFLSLDGITLFASCKLRRIFTMKTEPTGLTNYDMVFSRVSVVDQIPRSCQFPPNVCHECQLLNMAVLRKANLKTTHANADGGPDQHPAARSAASHRSKPQAAPHTASGSKAAAPATHAGRKGNPAANGMEKDEPYNDKTAYFNPTHPQFNAQVGDAASSHLHQAGNGAPSSLQPTPPRGKVLNKQPFERRKSRVQSAAVERLQTLLEPADVSHSRRNETRETYSRPSSGLESRQDVLTPKGITEVLKADECSFSSPGTSSISPPPTPAEPPPDSSRPASSPDPQVQSCWESNDEEPELRLALREEVFTFASPPHSPKRGQGRGERKMETRGEQVQCPNGTRSEAQPEDDFIGSESDEEKIYSAFPQLTINADSTPDISQYLDPNLELKVQPEDQSTEQTSVEDLCLVASEMQLQSPYVNPVETVRITSGTRRWPFGTREEQRCGSGDEEAEHQAVEWTNPVETVRVASGTRRWPFGTREDERCGSGEAEVEHQAVEWTNSVSLSRSCLQEISMHDPLKEEDNTIQPADSGDWHTKPVGSLQLHDGDDDELQMLASLKREQEEDEYKASGLTASQIHQCNVNVSLSSEDASTWTHISTPDNQGHHYQKEMNPLQCSKSRDWMDELSPRILPPSSKRRSDNTSNRHEDLIRGGDESENEEEMEDEYLNLLYDPCLNCYFDPETGKYYELA; encoded by the exons CTCCAAAGATTCTTGGCCATTCAAGTGACTATTCCGCAAGGCAAAGACTTTTCTATGGAGCTTGT AATAACTGATGTGGGCCACCTGAAACGACGGCTCTACTTATCGACCGTGCATAAAGAGTTGTCCGCCACACTCTGGCATGCAAAACTACCCCTGGCAGGAGTGCAACGTAATATG TGGACCACGTTGTTTGTTGACCTTGTGTCCTTCACGGGAGAGTTGTTCAAGGCTGCAGAGTTTTTGTCGCTGGATGGCATCACCCTGTTTGCCAGTTGTAAATTGCGAAGAATATTTACCATGAAAACGGAGCCGACTGGATTAACAAACTACG ATATGGTTTTCAGTAGGGTCAGTGTTGTGGATCAGATCCCGCGAAGCTGCCAATTTCCACCAAACGTTTGCCATGAGTGTCAGCTTCTGAACATGGCAGTCTTGCGGAAGGCCAATTTGAAGACGACTCATGCGAACGCCGACGGTG GACCTGACCAGCATCCTGCTGCCAGATCAGCCGCTTCTCACAGAAGCAAGCCCCAGGCAGCTCCACACACGGCCTCGGGCTCCAAAGCCGCAGCGCCGGCAACACATGCCGGAAGAAAAGGCAACCCGGCCGCGAATGGGATGGAAAAAGACGAACCCTATAATGACAAAACG GCATACTTCAATCCGACACACCCACAATTTAATGCACAAGTTGGAGATGCAGCATCATCGCACCTTCATCAAGCGGGTAATG GAGCACCCTCCAGCTTGCAGCCAACTCCTCCGAGAGGCAAAGTGCTCAACAAGCAACCATTTGAGAGGAGAAAGTCACGAgtccaaagtgcagcagtaGAGAGGCTCCAAACACTGCTGG AGCCTGCTGATGTCAGCCATAGCAGGAGAAATGAGACCAGAGAGACATACAGCCGTCCATCAAGTGGACTGGAGAGCAGACAAGACGTTTTGACCCCAAAAGGAATAACAGAGGTCCTAAAAGCAG ATGAATGCAGTTTCAGTTCACCAGGCACGAGTTCCATATCGCCCCCACCCACACCGGCGGAGCCTCCCCCCGACTCAAGCCGGCCCGCTTCCTCTCCTGACCCGCAGGTCCAGAGCTGCTGGGAGAGTAATGACGAGGAGCCCGAGCTGCGGCTCGCTCTGCGGGAGGAGGTGTTCACGTTCGCATCCCCGCCCCACTCACCCAAAAGAGGCCAAGGCCGGGGTGAGCGCAAGATGGAGACGAGAGGCGAACAGGTTCAATGCCCAAATGGGACACGCAGTGAGGCTCAACCCGAAGATGATTTCATTGGCAGTGAAAGTGATGAG GAAAAGATCTACTCTGCATTCCCACAGCTAACAATAAATGCAGACTCCACTCCTGACATTTCGCAATATCTTGATCCAAATTTGGAACTGAAAGTCCAGCCTGAGGATCAAAGCACTGAGCAAACATCAGTCGAAGATCTTTGTCTAGTTGCCAGTGAAATGCAACTGCAGTCTCCTTACGTCAACCCGGTTGAAACTGTTCGCATAACTTCCGGTACCCGTCGTTGGCCTTTTGGTACCAGAGAGGAGCAAAGGTGTGGGTCGGGTGACGAAGAAGCAGAACATCAGGCTGTGGAATGGACCAACCCGGTTGAGACTGTTCGCGTAGCTTCCGGTACCCGTCGTTGGCCTTTTGGTACCAGAGAGGATGAGAGGTGTGGGTCGGGTGAAGCAGAAGTAGAACATCAGGCTGTGGAGTGGACCAACAGCGTGTCACTGTCAAGGAGTTGTCTTCAAGAGATCTCCATGCATGACCCGCTCAAG GAAGAAGACAACACAATCCAGCCTGCTGATTCTGGTGATTGGCACACAAAGCCGGTCGGCAGTCTACAATTGCACGACGGGGATGACGATGAGCTCCAGATGCTTGCGAGTCTAAAAAGGGAGCAGGAGGAAGACGAATACAAAGCCTCGGGCCTCACTGCGTCTCAAATCCACCAGTGTAACGTCAACGTGAGCCTGAGCAGCGAGGACGCCTCTACCTGGACGCACATCTCCACG CCAGATAATCAGGGTCACCACTACCAGAAGGAAATGAACCCACTCCAGTGCTCAAAATCCAG GGACTGGATGGATGAGCTCAGCCCCCGCATTCTGCCTCCGAGCAGCAAGAGAAGGTCAGACAACACAAGTAACCGTCATGAGGATCTAATCAGAG GAGGGGACGAGTCTGAAAACGAAGAGGAGATGGAAGACGAGTACTTAAATCTGCTGTATGATCCTTGCCTCAACTGCTATTTTGATCCAGAGACGGGGAAGTACTATGAACTAGCTTGA
- the si:dkeyp-67f1.2 gene encoding protein FAM3C isoform X2: MTPSSCVADRKYIRNRTDSFVADMKLRVAPYAAVIVVFVLIWAISHDYVRIRQRARDVLGMESAAQFKLKFQSITPPPQCNLSKNCPPDHFAIHMQSGAANVVGPKICFDGKIIMSHVLNNVGPGLNIVVVNIPEDILAYLKEIKPGEIVIVASFDDATTKMTKEMREIFVGMGSALIESVRYRDNWVFAGRGGAASRSSFEKRSANDDASNLYDGWPVAVEVGGCFPRSS; this comes from the exons ATGACACCAAGCAGCTGTGTTGCTGACAGGAAATACATCAGAAACAGAACGGACTCATTTGTCGCTGACATGAAGCTTCGAG TTGCTCCCTACGCTGCtgtaattgttgtttttgtgctcatATGGGCCATCTCGCACGACTACGTACGCATACGGCAGAGAGCAAGAGATGTTCTGG GAATGGAAAGTGCAGCACAATTCAAACTAAAATTCCAGTCAA taacccctccaccacaatGCAACCTCTCCAAAAATTGCCCACCTGATCACTTTGCGATACACATGCAGAGTGGAGCAGCTAACGTTGTCGGGCCCAAGATCTGTTTCGATGGCAAAAT CATCATGAGCCACGTACTGAACAACGTCGGACCTGGACTCAATATCGTTGTTGTAAACA TCCCAGAGGACATCTTGGCGTACCTGAAAGAGATTAAACCAGGAGAGATTGTCATTGTGGCCTCCTTTGACGACGCGACAACAAA gatgacaaaagaaatgaggGAGATTTTTGTCGGGATGGGCAGCGCTTTGATCGAGTCCGTACGTTACCGTGACAACTGGGTGTTTGCGGGAAGAGGCGGGGCGGCAAGCAGAAGCTCCTTTGAGAAG CGATCTGCTAATGACGACGCAAGCAACCTTTATGACGGATGGCCCGTGGCGGTGGAGGTGGGCGGCTGTTTCCCCAGAAGCtcttaa
- the si:dkeyp-67f1.2 gene encoding protein FAM3C isoform X1, whose amino-acid sequence MTPSSCVADRKYIRNRTDSFVADMKLRVAPYAAVIVVFVLIWAISHDYVRIRQRARDVLGMESAAQFKLKFQSITPPPQCNLSKNCPPDHFAIHMQSGAANVVGPKICFDGKIIMSHVLNNVGPGLNIVVVNSENGAVDRCGYLNMKDGVPEDILAYLKEIKPGEIVIVASFDDATTKMTKEMREIFVGMGSALIESVRYRDNWVFAGRGGAASRSSFEKRSANDDASNLYDGWPVAVEVGGCFPRSS is encoded by the exons ATGACACCAAGCAGCTGTGTTGCTGACAGGAAATACATCAGAAACAGAACGGACTCATTTGTCGCTGACATGAAGCTTCGAG TTGCTCCCTACGCTGCtgtaattgttgtttttgtgctcatATGGGCCATCTCGCACGACTACGTACGCATACGGCAGAGAGCAAGAGATGTTCTGG GAATGGAAAGTGCAGCACAATTCAAACTAAAATTCCAGTCAA taacccctccaccacaatGCAACCTCTCCAAAAATTGCCCACCTGATCACTTTGCGATACACATGCAGAGTGGAGCAGCTAACGTTGTCGGGCCCAAGATCTGTTTCGATGGCAAAAT CATCATGAGCCACGTACTGAACAACGTCGGACCTGGACTCAATATCGTTGTTGTAAACA GTGAGAACGGAGCTGTGGACAGATGTGGCTATCTGAATATGAAAGATGGCG TCCCAGAGGACATCTTGGCGTACCTGAAAGAGATTAAACCAGGAGAGATTGTCATTGTGGCCTCCTTTGACGACGCGACAACAAA gatgacaaaagaaatgaggGAGATTTTTGTCGGGATGGGCAGCGCTTTGATCGAGTCCGTACGTTACCGTGACAACTGGGTGTTTGCGGGAAGAGGCGGGGCGGCAAGCAGAAGCTCCTTTGAGAAG CGATCTGCTAATGACGACGCAAGCAACCTTTATGACGGATGGCCCGTGGCGGTGGAGGTGGGCGGCTGTTTCCCCAGAAGCtcttaa
- the camk1a gene encoding calcium/calmodulin-dependent protein kinase type 1 translates to MPLGEDGNGWKKKTSDIKEHYDFKEVLGTGAFSEVLLAEEKRTQRLVAIKCIPKKALEGKENNIENEIAVLHRIKHANIVSLEDIFESTSHLYLVMQLVSGGELFDRIVEKGFYTERDASQLIHQILDAVKYLHDMGIVHRDLKPENLLYYSMDEDSKIMISDFGLSKIEGAGSVMSTACGTPGYVAPEVLAQKPYSKAVDCWSIGVISYILLCGYPPFYDENDAKLFEQILKAEYEFDSPYWDDISESAKDFICHMMEKDSLKRYTCEQALQHPWICGDTALDKNIHESVSAQIKKNFAKSKWKQAFNATAVVRHMRRLQLGTSVEGPSQITPTSPCHGLLLPEEEEEDELGNGENESLSHYSDDRRGSAEGSTDRDSLRSCTYCCRPASRI, encoded by the exons ATGCCTCTAGGAGAGGACGGCAATGggtggaagaagaagacgtCCGACATTAAAGAGCATTATGACTTCAAAGAAGTGCTGGGGAC gGGAGCTTTCTCGGAGGTGCTTCTCGCCGAGGAGAAGAGGACACAGAGGCTGGTGGCTATCAAATGCATCCCCAAGAAAGCTCTGGAAGGCAAAGAGAACAATATCGAGAATGAGATCGCAGTACTGCACAG AATCAAGCACGCTAACATCGTCTCGTTGGAGGACATCTTTGAAAGCACGTCTCATCTGTACCTCGTCATGCAGCT TGTGTCAGGCGGCGAGCTGTTTGACAGGATTGTGGAGAAGGGCTTCTACACTGAGAGAGATGCCAGCCAGCTCATCCACCAGATTTTGGATGCGGTCAAATATCTTCACGATATGGGAATTGTGCACAGAGACCTGAAG CCGGAGAATTTGTTATATTACAGCATGGACGAAGACTCGAAGATCATGATCAGTGACTTTGGCCTGTCCAAAATTGAAGGAGCGGGCAGCGTTATGTCCACAGCCTGCGGGACTCCCGGATATGTGG CTCCTGAGGTGCTGGCCCAGAAACCGTACAGCAAAGCGGTCGATTGCTGGTCCATAGGAGTCATTTCTTATATTCT ACTTTGCGGGTATCCTCCATTTTACGACGAGAATGACGCCAAGTTATTTGAACAAATCCTGAAAGCGGAGTATGAATTTGACTCTCCATACTGGGATGATATCTCCGAATCAG CCAAAGACTTCATCTGCCACATGATGGAAAAAGATTCTTTGAAAAGATACACATGTGAACAGGCCCTTCAGCACCCATG GATCTGTGGAGACACCGCTCTGGACAAGAACATCCATGAATCCGTCAGTGCTCAAATTAAGAAGAACTTTGCCAAAAGCAAGTGGAAG CAAGCGTTCAACGCCACGGCAGTGGTCCGCCACATGCGCAGGTTGCAGCTGGGCACCAGCGTGGAGGGGCCCAGTCAGATAACTCCCACCAGTCCCTGCCACGGACTCCTGCTGCccgaggaggaagaagaagatgaatTGGGGAATGGAGAGAACGAGAGTT TGTCGCACTACAGCGATGACCGCCGTGGAAGCGCAGAGGGCAGCACTGACCGAGACAGCCTGAGGAGCTGCACATACTGCTGCAGGCCGGCCAGTCGCATCTGA